In Deltaproteobacteria bacterium, one genomic interval encodes:
- a CDS encoding aryl-sulfate sulfotransferase — protein MWDHLVQHHAPDAPNYAEPSARPERIDLNADAHGAQIDAAQLEQLQALGYVPADAKPEDLRSDFLHINTVAYHPRLDQIALSTPVLGEVWIIDHSTTREEASGGAGGKAGRGGDLLYRWGNSATYASAESREAKRLFYQHDVRWVPDGWPGAGNLLVFNNGRDRPEGMWSSIDEWTTPVRANGQYDLAGTTFGPTSLAWQYKAAEPTSLYSPFISGAQRLANGNTLICEGGGGRFIEVTRRPSRVGVPQPVLGQREERRRERASATR, from the coding sequence ACGCGCCCGATGCGCCGAACTACGCAGAACCTTCGGCCCGCCCGGAGCGCATCGATCTCAACGCCGACGCGCACGGCGCGCAGATCGACGCCGCGCAGCTCGAGCAGCTCCAGGCACTCGGCTACGTGCCCGCCGACGCGAAGCCGGAGGATCTGCGCTCGGACTTCCTCCACATCAACACGGTCGCCTATCACCCGCGGCTCGATCAGATCGCGCTGAGCACGCCGGTGCTCGGCGAGGTCTGGATCATCGACCACAGCACGACGCGCGAAGAAGCGAGCGGCGGGGCAGGCGGCAAGGCGGGCCGCGGCGGCGATTTGCTCTATCGCTGGGGCAACTCGGCGACCTATGCGAGCGCTGAGTCGAGGGAAGCCAAGCGCCTCTTCTATCAACACGACGTGCGCTGGGTTCCGGACGGCTGGCCCGGCGCGGGCAATCTCCTCGTCTTCAACAACGGGCGCGATCGGCCGGAGGGGATGTGGTCGTCGATCGACGAGTGGACGACGCCTGTGCGGGCGAACGGCCAGTACGACCTCGCTGGCACGACGTTCGGCCCGACTTCGCTCGCGTGGCAGTACAAGGCCGCGGAGCCCACCAGCCTCTACTCGCCGTTCATCTCGGGCGCGCAGCGCCTCGCGAACGGCAACACGCTGATCTGCGAGGGCGGCGGCGGCCGCTTCATCGAGGTGACGCGACGGCCAAGTCGTGTGGGAGTACCGCAACCCGTTCTCGGGCAGCGTGAGGAACGCAGACGGGAGCGCGCCTCAGCCACGCGCTGA
- a CDS encoding LLM class flavin-dependent oxidoreductase: MPQSLRIGVRIAPRDASPAALAECVGLARAAEAAGLDWVGVAERFDARGGVPDALTLCAAFAAATARVRIATAALPLPLHHPLRVAEHAATIDSLSAGRLELGVGLGAAETPFGGFGLEEAERAERFAESIAILRAAWGSGVVTFRGKHFACENVAVFPKPAQDEGPPLWLAASAPAALRRAAELGVGVMAPASAALSAYFEACASAGAEPRVALLAPSDVSHDALAAAIGRCATAREIVCALDASSASEIARAAQLAAALRSN; this comes from the coding sequence ATGCCTCAGTCGCTGCGCATCGGGGTTCGCATCGCGCCGCGCGACGCCTCGCCCGCGGCGCTCGCGGAGTGCGTCGGGCTCGCGCGCGCGGCGGAGGCGGCGGGCCTCGACTGGGTCGGCGTCGCGGAGCGCTTCGATGCGCGCGGCGGCGTGCCCGACGCGCTCACGCTGTGCGCGGCGTTCGCGGCGGCCACCGCGCGCGTGCGCATCGCGACGGCGGCGCTGCCGCTGCCGCTGCATCACCCGCTGCGCGTGGCGGAGCACGCGGCCACGATCGACTCGCTGTCGGCCGGGCGACTCGAGCTGGGCGTTGGGCTCGGCGCGGCGGAGACGCCGTTCGGTGGATTCGGGCTCGAAGAGGCGGAGCGCGCGGAGCGCTTCGCCGAGTCGATCGCGATTCTGCGCGCGGCTTGGGGCAGCGGCGTCGTCACGTTTCGCGGAAAGCACTTCGCGTGCGAGAACGTCGCGGTGTTTCCGAAGCCCGCGCAGGACGAGGGGCCGCCGCTCTGGCTCGCGGCGAGCGCGCCCGCGGCGCTGCGGCGCGCGGCGGAGCTCGGCGTGGGCGTGATGGCTCCCGCGAGCGCCGCGCTCTCTGCCTACTTCGAGGCGTGCGCGAGTGCGGGCGCGGAGCCGCGCGTCGCGCTGCTCGCGCCTTCGGACGTTTCGCACGACGCGCTGGCGGCCGCGATCGGCCGCTGCGCCACGGCGCGCGAGATCGTGTGCGCGCTCGATGCCTCGAGCGCGAGTGAGATCGCGCGCGCCGCCCAGCTCGCTGCGGCTCTCCGCAGCAATTAG